One window of Thermocoleostomius sinensis A174 genomic DNA carries:
- a CDS encoding ABC transporter ATP-binding protein, which produces MNRVSYRLLWPYLRPHWRTIAQALVCTLIFSICWPLLAWIAGDLLQFLVEGNIPELAKRAGIVAGVFLIQKLAQYGQDSLMAKAALSVALDLRKRVYAHLQSLSLSYFERVQTGDLSYRLTEDIDRVGEVVNKVFHDFTPCVLQLVLVFGYMVYLNWQLTAASLIVVPLMGLLISWFGERMLVFSRRSQNLVSDLSSLITEVFSGIRLVQAFAAESYEIERFSRSAERNRQAKFAAAKLRAIQFPVVGFMEVLAVLLLLLLGGWQISLGNLTGAAFGSYVVAVAMLIDPINHITEDYNEFKQGQASVDRIFELLDIQPIVTEASDAQPLPPVTGKVEYRDVSFHYEHSPTSNPHSSLPTPHSPTWVLHHLHLLAMPGEAIALVGPSGAGKTTLVNLLPRFYDPQAGQILIDGIDIRSVTLPSLRRQIGIVPQETVLFSGTIAENIAFGQKYFDLTSVQEAAKVANAHQFISQFPDGYHAWVGERGVNLSGGQRQRIAIARAVLLNPRILILDEATSALDSESEALVQEALERLMQDRTVFIIAHRLATVRRADRILVIEQGQVVEAGTHDELLAQNGRYAQFYAQQFQS; this is translated from the coding sequence ATGAATCGCGTTAGCTATCGCTTATTGTGGCCTTACTTGCGTCCCCATTGGCGCACGATCGCGCAAGCACTGGTCTGTACCCTCATTTTTTCTATCTGTTGGCCTTTATTGGCGTGGATTGCAGGCGATTTGTTGCAATTTTTGGTAGAGGGCAATATTCCAGAGTTGGCCAAGCGAGCGGGAATTGTGGCCGGCGTTTTTTTGATTCAAAAGCTGGCGCAATACGGGCAGGATTCCCTCATGGCAAAAGCAGCCCTATCCGTGGCATTAGATTTACGCAAGCGGGTCTATGCTCATTTGCAATCTCTCAGCCTCAGCTACTTTGAACGGGTGCAAACGGGCGATCTGTCCTATCGCCTCACAGAAGATATCGATCGGGTGGGCGAAGTGGTGAACAAGGTATTTCACGATTTTACGCCGTGCGTGCTGCAACTGGTGCTGGTATTTGGCTACATGGTGTATCTTAACTGGCAGTTGACCGCCGCCAGTTTGATTGTGGTGCCGTTGATGGGACTATTGATCAGTTGGTTTGGCGAGCGGATGCTGGTGTTCTCGCGCCGTAGCCAAAATTTGGTTTCCGATTTGTCATCATTGATTACCGAAGTATTCAGCGGCATTCGCTTGGTGCAAGCCTTTGCCGCCGAATCCTATGAGATTGAGCGCTTTAGTCGATCGGCGGAACGTAATCGTCAAGCCAAGTTTGCCGCCGCCAAGTTGCGAGCAATTCAGTTTCCCGTGGTGGGATTCATGGAAGTCTTAGCCGTGTTGCTGCTGTTGCTGTTGGGGGGATGGCAGATTTCGCTAGGCAACTTAACTGGAGCCGCCTTTGGTAGCTACGTTGTCGCTGTAGCGATGCTGATCGATCCGATTAACCACATCACCGAAGACTACAACGAATTTAAGCAGGGGCAAGCCTCAGTCGATCGCATTTTTGAATTACTCGATATTCAGCCGATCGTCACTGAAGCTTCAGACGCCCAACCACTTCCCCCCGTCACTGGCAAAGTTGAATATCGCGATGTCAGTTTTCACTACGAACACTCCCCTACCTCTAACCCCCACTCCTCACTCCCTACTCCCCACTCCCCCACTTGGGTACTGCATCATCTTCATTTGCTGGCCATGCCCGGAGAAGCGATCGCTTTAGTGGGGCCGTCGGGAGCCGGAAAAACCACGTTAGTCAATCTACTGCCACGCTTTTATGATCCGCAAGCTGGGCAGATTTTGATCGATGGTATTGATATTCGATCGGTGACGTTGCCAAGTTTACGGCGGCAGATTGGCATTGTGCCTCAAGAAACAGTGTTGTTCTCAGGAACAATCGCAGAAAATATTGCCTTTGGTCAAAAATACTTTGATTTGACCTCGGTGCAAGAAGCAGCCAAAGTTGCCAATGCTCATCAGTTTATAAGTCAGTTTCCTGACGGTTATCACGCTTGGGTGGGGGAACGCGGCGTTAATTTATCGGGCGGACAGCGCCAGCGGATTGCTATTGCTCGTGCCGTGTTGTTGAATCCTCGAATTCTGATTTTAGACGAAGCAACCTCGGCTCTCGATTCTGAATCAGAAGCGTTGGTACAAGAAGCATTAGAACGATTGATGCAAGACCGAACCGTGTTCATCATTGCTCACCGATTGGCTACTGTGCGTCGAGCCGATCGAATTTTGGTGATTGAGCAAGGGCAAGTTGTGGAAGCCGGAACCCATGACGAGTTGCTGGCTCAAAACGGCCGCTATGCTCAGTTCTATGCCCAACAGTTTCAGTCGTAG